The Deinococcus aerophilus DNA window CGCGGCGGGTCCAGTGCGCGGTGACGGTGGGGTCACCCTTCTTGGGCAGCTTAACGGCGCTCAGGCGGCTGTCGCGGCTCACGCGCAGGCGCTTGCCCGCAGCGGCCTCGGCCAGCACGGCCCCGGCCTCGATGATCTCGCCGTGCGCGACCTGCACGTCCATGCCGTGCGGCACGTACACGCGGGCCAGCACCTCGCCCAGCGGAGCGGCGGCTTCGGCATCCTCGTCCTCGTTCTCGGTGGCGTCCACGCTCTCGCGGATCATCACCATCACGGAGTCCTCGCCCATGTCGTGCAGGAAGGCGGTGCCGCCCACCGGAGCGGTGATGCTCACGGCGCTTTCCAGCTCGGCCAGGATTTCTCCGGCGCGGAAGGTTTCCTGATCCACCAGCACGTCGGCGGGCAGGGGCAGGGTGGCCTCGACTTCCTCACGGTAGGCGATCTCGGCGCGGCGCGGAAAGCGGAACTGCGCGAGGCCGTCCATCTTGGCAACCACGTTGCCGCCCAGCGTCTGGCCGCGCGTCACGTACTCGCCGTCCCGGACCACGGCTTCCTGGCCGCCGGGGATGGTGTAGGTTTCCTGCCGGCCGAAGCGCAGCTCACGGTACTCGTCGTCGCTCAGGAGTTCGCCGCGCTTGAGGGGACGGCCATCCTTCTGGGCGTTGCGCGGATCGGTGACCAGGAAGGAGCTGAAGTACAGCACCTTTTCCAGCTGCCCGGCGCTCAGGTCCAGCAGCGTGCCGATCTTGCTCGGGCTGTCCTTGACGTACCAGATGTGGGCGGCGGGCGTCGCGAGATCGATGTGGCCCATGCGGTAGCGGCGCACCTTGCTGCTCGTGACTTCCACACCGCAGCGCTCGCAGACCTTGCCCTCGTAACGCTGGCGCTTGTACTTGCCGCACGCGCACTCGTAGTCCTTCTGTGGCCCGAAGATACGCTCGTCGAACAGGCCCTCGCGCTCGGGCTTGAGGGTGCGGTAGTTGATGGTCTCGGGCTTTTCAACCTCGCCAAAGCTCCACTCGCGGACTTTTTCCGGGCTGGCGATGGCGATACGAACTTTGCTGAAATCTTTCACGGCTTCTCCTAGGAGAGAGGCTTAGGGGGGTGGAGCGTGGCCAGGGTGAAGCGGGGTCGAGGGCCGGGACGGGAGGCGCAGGCGCCTGGCCCCCGTCCCGGGGCACTCAGCGTTTGGGCATCATGCCTTCGAAGATGTCCACCGGGCGGTCCCCGGCGTCGAGCACCTCGACGTTCAGGCCCAGCGAGTGCAGCTCCTTGACGAGCACCTTGAACGACTCGGGAATGGTGCTGCCCGAGACTTCCTCGCCCTTGACGATGCTCTGGTAGGCCGCGTCGCGTCCGTCAATGTCGTCGGACTTGATGGTCAGCATTTCCTGCAGGGTATGTGCCGCGCCGTAGGCCTCGAGCGCCCACACTTCCATCTCGCCGAAGCGCTGGCCGCCGAACTGCGCCTTGCCCCCCAGCGGCTGCTGGGTGATCAGGCTGTAGGGGCCGGTGGAGCGGGCGTGCAGCTTGTCTTCCACCATGTGGTAGAGCTTCATGACGTACATGGTGCCGACCACGACCGGGCCGCTGATGGGCTCGCCGCTGCGTCCGTCGAACAGGATGCTCTTGCCGGTGCGGGCCAGCTGCATCTGCGCGGCCTCATAGTCGTCGCCCGGCTGGTTGATCACGCCCAGCTTGCCGGCGCGGTCCAGCACTTCCTGCTCGCGCTTGTCGAGCTCGAAGCCGTCGTCCTTGCGGGCCTGCAGCCGCTCGGCAGCCGCCACCTCCAGCATCTCCTTGATGGCCGCCTCGGTCACCGAGTCGAACACCGGAGTCTCGAACTTCTGACCGGTCAGGCGGGCCACTTCACCCAGGTGGGTCTCGAGAATCTGACCCAGGTTCATGCGCGAGGGCACGCCCAGCGGGTTGAACACCAGATCGACGGGGGTGCCGTCTTCCAGGTAGGGCATGTCCTCGGGAGCCATGATCTTGGAGACCACGCCCTTGTTTCCGTGGCGGTTGGCCACCTTGTCGCCCACCTGCAGCTGACGCTTCTGGGCCACGTACACGCGCACCATCTCGCGCACGCCGGGCTTGAGGTCCACGCCCTCGTCGCCGCGGCGGAAGCGCACGGTCTTCACCACGATGCCGCCCTGACCGGACTGCACGCGCAGCGAGGTATCCTTCACTTCACGGGCCTTCTCACCGAAGATCGAGCGCAGCAGCCGCTCTTCGGGGGTGGGTTCGGACTCACCCTTGAAGGAGGTCTTGCCCACGAGGATGTCGCCGGGCTTGACTTCCGCGCCGACGCGCACGATGCCGTCCTCGTCGAGGTCGCGCAGCGCGGCTTCACTCAGGCCCGGAATGTCGCGGGTGATCTTTTCCGGCCCCAGCTTGGTGTCGCGCGCCTCGATCTCGTCTTTCTCGATGTGGACCGAGGTGTAGAAGTCCTTGCGAACCAGACCTTCGCTGATGCAGATCGCGTCTTCGAAGTTGAAGCCGTCGAAGGGCATGATGGCGATGGTGATGTTCTGGCCCAGCGCGAGGCGGCCCAGGTCGCTGGCGGGACCGTCGGCGATGACCTGGCCGGCCTTGACCTCGTCTCCCACGTTCACGATGGGGTGCTGGTCGAGGTTGGTGCCCTGGTTGGAGCGGGTGAAGCGCACGAGTTCAAAGGTGCGGACGTTGCCCGTGACCATGCCGGCGGCGGCGGAGTCCTCTGCCAGGGTGATCTGGATGGCGCGGGCGTCCACGTAGGTCACGCGGCCGGTCACGTCGCTCACGACCGAGGTGCCCGAGTCGGTCACCACGCGGCGCTCGACCCCGGTGCCCACGGCGGGGGAGTCGGCGCGCACGAGCGGCACGGCCTGCGACTGCATGTTCGATCCCATGAGCGCGCGGTTGGCGTCGTCGTGTTCCAGGAAGGGAATCAGCGAGGTGTTGATCGAGACGATCTGCTTGGGCGAGACGTCCATGTAGTCGACTTCTTCGGGGGTGTACCACAGCGGGTCACCCTTGCGGCGGGCCAGCACGCGCTCGTCGGCAAAGGTGTTGTCGGCGTTCAGCGGGCTGTTCGCCTGCGCGACGGTGTACCGGTCCTCGATGTCGGCCGTCATGTACTCGACCGTCTCGCTGACCGTGCCGTCCTTGACGCGGCGGTACGGCGCCTCGATGAAGCCCAGCGGGTTCACCTTGGCGTACGAAGCCAGCGAGGAGATCAGACCGATGTTCGCACCTTCGGGCGTTTCGATCGGGCAGATGCGTCCGTAGTGCGTGCGGTGCACGTCGCGCACGTCGAAGCCGGCGCGCTCGCGGGTCAGGCCGCCCGGCCCCAGCGCGGAGATGCGGCGCTTGTGGCGCAGGTCCGACAGCGGGTTGGTCTGGTCCTTGAACTGCGAGAGCTGCGAGCGCCCGAAGAACTCGCGCATGGCCGCCACGATGGGGCGGTTGTTGACCAGCTTGGTGGGGGTCGCGGCGTCGGGGTTGCCCAGCAGCATGCGCTCGCGCACGCCACGCGCCATGCGGCCCATGCCCACGCGCAGCTGGTCGGCGAGCAGTTCGCCCACGGTCCGCACGCGGCGGTTGCCCAGGTGGTCGATGTCGTCCTCGCCCACCGGCACGTCGTGCATCTTGCCGTCGGGGCCCATCATGGACACGGTGTCGTGGCCGTGGTGCAGCGCCATCAGGTAGCGGATGGTGTCCACCAGACCGGCGTCGCTGAACTTGCCGTCGGTGAAGGTCAGCAGGGTGTGCTCGCTGCGGTCCAGGCCCAGCTTGCGGTTCATCTTGAAGCGGCCCGGTTCACCCAGGTCGTAGCGGCGGGGATCGGCGAGCAGGCCGTACAGGTACTGGGTGGCCTTGTCGCGCTTGGGCGGATCGCCGGGGCGCAGCACCGTGAACAGGCGCAGCAGCGCTTCGTCCGCGCCCATGCCCGCGCTCTTGTCCTCGGGCAGCTCGGTGTTCGGGTCAAATTCCGTGAACAGCGTCTTGAGGCTCGCGTCGTCGTAGCCCAGCACCCGCAGCAGCATCGCCACCGGGAACTTGCGCTTGTTCACCTTCATTTCCAGAATGCCGCCCGCGAACTCCAGCTCGATCCAGGGCCCGCGCTTGGGCATCGGAATGATCGCGCCGGTGTACATCTTCTTGATGCCCTTGTAGCTGGACGTGAAGTACACGCCGGGGCTGCGGTGGATCTGCGAGATCACGACGCGGTCGGCGCCGTTGATCACGAACGAGCCGTCCTCGGTCATCAGCGGCAGGTCGCCCAGGAACACCTGATCTTCCTTGATCAGACCGCTGTCCTTGTGGATCAGCTGCAGCTTGGCGTACATCGGGGCCTGGTAGGTCAGGTCCTTCTCGCGGCACTCCTCGGGGGTGTACGGCGCGTCGCCCAGGCGGTATTCCAGGTAGTCGAGAACCAGACCGGTCGAGCGGCCCTTCTCGGTCTCGTCGATGGGGAAGACTTCCTTGAAAGCACTCTGCAGGCCCACGTTCTCGCGCTTGTCGGGAGCGCGGTCCGCCTGCAAGAAGGCGCGGAAGGAGTTGACCTGGATCTCGGTCAGGTTGGGAAGCGGAATCACTTCGCTGATTTCACCGAAGCGTTCGATGCGGGGTTCTTTACTGGACAAGCTCATGCACACCTCGAGGACACCCTGCGTCGTGGTTGCGGCCTTTCGGGGGTATCAAAAGGCGCAATTGGGACCCGCAAACCGCCCGGCTTGCGTCCCTGTCGTTGAAACTTAGTTGTGAGAACCGGAGAATACCGCTGAGTAGATCAAGAGGCTCCTGCCTGACCCATCCTGGTCGGCCACAGGAAAGTATATTTGGTGGCAGTGCAAAATGTCAATAGGGACCGAGGACCATCAGAAACTCGGGTTAGGGATGGCCGTGGTGGGGGCCGTCCGTGGCCTGCGCTGCCGTCTGCAGGTGGGTTCAGGTAAGCAGATCCAGCGTTTTGTAGACGTTCTGGGGGTGGCCCACTCGGGAGCCTGGACTGCGCCCACATCCCAGCTCGGTCATGGCCGGCCACTGTGCCAGATTTTCTATTCCCTCGGCGGCCACGCTGAGGTTCAGGGCCCGTGCCGCCGCGCTCAGGGCCAGACACCCTGGCGAGATCAGGGGACAGAAGGCGAGGTACAGCGCGTCCGCCACCGAAGGCGTCTTCACGGCCCCCATGCCCGACTCCAGCACATCAAAGCAGGTGTCGGCCACGGCGTACGTAGGTGCCCACCGCCAGAGCGATCCAGCGCCACGCCATATTATTGCCCCCGCCACGCCGGGCGGCCAGGACGCAGATGAGGGTGGCCGCGTACATCATGCCCAGAGAGAAGACCTGCCCCGACCGGCACCGAAACACGCAGCCTCAGCCGTATCCACTCCAGATGGGGCAGCGGAGGATGCCCGTCATGACGTTCCTTTGCGCTTTTCATGCTCCATCAAGGGACGAGAAGGCTGGCGCGGGAAAGGGGTCGGCAGCGTACCCGTCTCAGGGTGTGCAGCACGTCACTTTCTTATAAGGCGCGGCCCCCGGCACGGTGGGTTGAGGGTCTGCAGGGTCAGAGAGGGTGCCTGCGCCCTGAGCTCGGCAGGGCCGCCCTTTATCATGAGGGGAATGGACTTCCTTCAACCCTACCTGCCCCTGATCTTCAACGTCCTGCGCGTGCTGGCAGTGGTGGGCCTGGTGCATGCCATCGCCACCCGGCAGCCGGTGTTCTGGATGTTTCTGCTGGGGTTTGGGGCGCTGCTGGGCAGCATCTTCGGCCTGCTGGGCTCGCTGGCCTACACCTTCATGGTGCTGATTCCCAGTCTGCGCGGCAGCACCCGGGTGGCCGGGCGGGCGGTGGCCCGTGGCGTGGAGGCCTTCAAGCCCCTGGATGTCCGCATCCGGGAGGTCGGCGAGCGCCTGTCCGAGAGCGACACCCTGCAAAACCGCGCCGATCTGGCCGCACTGCTCGCCCGTGCCGGACGGCGCGACGAGGCACAGGCGACCCTCGATCCTTTGCTGGGGGGCATCTATGCCGACGACCCGGTGGTGCTGCTCACCAGCGCCGAACTGGATCTGGCGCGCGGCAATCCGGCGGAGGCCGAGGCCCGGCTGAACGCGGTGGACCTCAAGACCAGCGCCGCCACCCGCACCCGCGCCCTGACGCTGCTTGCCCAGGCGCAGGCCATGCAGAACAAACCACAGGCCGATGCCACCTACCGGGACGCCATGACGGCGGCCACCACCGAGGAACCCCGTGCCCGTTACGCGGCTTACCTGATCGCGCAGGGCCGTCAGGCCGAGGCCCGGCAACTGCTCGAGCAGATGGAAAAGACCGAGCGCCGGGCCACAGGACTGTACCGCCGTCAGGAGCGCGAGTGGTTCGAGATGGCGGCGGGGTTGCGGCGGGAAGTGAAGTAAGGACGGTCCTTCTGCCCGTGACGCTGGCTGCGTCCCATGAACGCCAGGGCCTTTCCCGCTGATTTTCGGTGACCGGACCGAGCGGCGGGTGAACTTCGGTCCGCGCGGCCCGCTCGAGAAGGCGCACAAAGCCAGCCCTGAGGGTGACCGTCGGCAGCCCGCACCTGTACGCGGGCAACGGCGCCGCCCTTGAAGCCCAGCTGAACTGGTCCGAAGACATTCGCCCCACGTGCTGTATGTGGCGGCTCCGGCGTTCATGGCGCGGGTGTAGGGGTGGCCCGCTGTTGACTGTGGGGAGCCCGGCAGGGTGCCATCCAGTGACCGTCACGGGCAGGACCATCAACAAAAACCCCCCGGCCACAAGGGCCAGGGGGCTGCACACCCGGTTGGGGGACTTACTTGAGTTCGACCTTGGCGCCGGCGGCTTCCAGCTGGGCCTTCATCTTCTCGGCCTCGTCCTTGCTGATGCCTTCCTTCAGGGCGCCGCCCTTCTCGGACAGGTCCTTGGCTTCCTTCAGACCCAGGCCGGTGATGGCGCGGATTTCCTTAATGACGTTGATCTTGCTCGCGCCGGCGTCCACCAGCACCACGTCAAATTCGGTCTTCTCTTCGGCGGCGGCAGCGGGGCCAGCGGCGGGGCCGGCGGCGACCGCAGCAGTGACGCCCCACTGCTCTTTCAGACCGTCGATCAGGTCCGCGAGTTCCATGATGGTGAGAGTTCCGAGTTGGTCGATCAGAGCCTGTTTGTCGTATGCCATGTTGGTGTTCCTCCAGAGGTGGATTGGTAAAGCGGTTGAGGGAAAATGCTGAGGGGTGAAGGGGGAGAGGGCTTAAGCGCCCTGACCCTGCTCTTCGAGTTTGGCCTGGTAGGCTTCGAGGACGCCCACGAAGTTGCTGAGGTGGGCGCTGAGAACGCCGACCAGTTCGGCTTGCAGGTTCTGCTTGCTGCCCAGGCTGGCCAGACGCTGGACGACTTTCACGTCGACCTTGTTGCCTTCCAGGAAGCCGCCCTTGACGTTCGGGATGCCCCGGTCGTTGCCCTTGGCCGCGTCGGCCAGGGCCTTGGCGACTCCGGCAGGATCGGTCTGGGCCAGCACGATGGCGCTGGGGCCTTTCAGGGTGTCGCTGAAGTCGCGTCCACCCTCTTGCAGGGCCAGGTGAATCAGGGTGTTCTTGGCAACGATCAGCTGCCCGCCCTTTTCACGGATGTCTTGGCGCAGTTTGCTCAGCTGTCCGGCGTTCAGGCCTTGATAGTCGACGACGTAAAACGTCTCGATATCGGTCAGGCTCTGCTTCAGGGCGCTGAGGGTCTGCTGGTTCTTGGGGTTCGCCACGCAGTAAACCTCCTCGTGGTTGAACAAGTCCAGGTGCAGTTTCGCAGCCATACAGCTCGGCGGTGCTTGCAGCCTGGCAACTCGGCGGGTTGTTTAAACCGGGCAAGGGTCCCCGCTGTCATGGATGCCTGGAGAGAAAGCGGATTGGAAAGGGTGCGAAGATGCACCGGGGTGCCAGAAATGGGGTGGGGAGAAGGTCTGAACCTCTCCCCGGGTGGGGCTCAGGACTGGGCGCTGGCGCTCAGGGTCAGGGGAATGCTCGGCCCCATGGTGGTGGTCAGGAAGGCGGTGCGCAGGAACACGCCCTTGGCGCTGCCGGGCTTGGCTCCTTCCAGCGCCGAGACCAGCGCGGCGTAGTTGGCGCTCAGGTTGGCCGGGTCAAAGCTGGCCTTACCGATGGGCGCGTGGACCACGCCGGTCTTGTCGTTGCGGAACTCGATGCGGCCCGCCTTGAGGCTCGACACCATGCCGGTCACGTCGGGACCAACGGTGCCGCTCTTGGGGTTGGGCAGCAGGCCGCGCGGCCCGAGCAGACGGGCGAGCTTCTGGCCCACCGACGCCATCATGTCAGGAGTTGCCACCACGGCGTCAAAGTCCATGAAGCCGCCGGCAATGCGCTCGATCAGCTCGTCGCCGCCGGCGATGTCCGCGCCCGCCGCTTCGGCCGCCGCGATGTTGTCACCCTTGGTGATCACGGCCACGCGAACGGTCCGGCCCGTGCCGTGCGGCAGCGAGACCGTGCCGCGCACGTTCTGGTCGCTCTTGCGGGGGTCAATGCCCAGACGGAAGTGGATCTCCACCGTTTCGTCGAACTTGGCGGTGGCGATTTCCTTGACCAGTGCGGCGGCTTCGTCGATGGTGTACTGCTTCTCGCGGTCCACCTTGCTTTCCAGCGCGCGGTAACGTTTGCCGTGTTTAGGCATTGGGGCCTCCCTCGATGGTCACGCCCATGCTGCGGGCGGTGCCGGCCACAGTATTGGCGGCGGCCTCGATGCTGCCTGCGTTCAGGTCGGGCATCTTGGTCTTGGCGATTTCCAGCACCTGATCCCAGTTCAGCTTGCCGACCTTGGCCTTGTTGGGCGTGGGGCTGCCCTTGCTCAGGCCGGCGGCCTTACGGATCAGGTAGCTCATCGGGGGGGTCTTGGTGATGAAGGTGAAGCTGCGGTCCGCGAAGATGGTGATCTCCACGGGAATGATGGCGTCACCCTTGTCGGCGGTCAGGGCGTTGAACGCCTTGGTGAACTCCATGATGTTCGCGCCGTACTGACCCAGCGCGGGACCCACGGGGGGGGCCGGAGTGGCCTTGCCCGCCGGGAGTTGCAGCTTCACGATGCCTGTTACCTTCTTCATTTTGTGTCCTCCTTAGCTCCCCCGTCCTGTCCTGACCCGGCGTGGGCCGGGGCGGCGGTGGGGTGCTGGCGCTAAGTTCCGTCTGCGCCGCCCTGAGGCGGCCCGACAGCAACTTTTTGATTTTACCCGCTCCGGCCCTCCGTGCCTAGTGGTGTCCGG harbors:
- a CDS encoding tetratricopeptide repeat protein — encoded protein: MDFLQPYLPLIFNVLRVLAVVGLVHAIATRQPVFWMFLLGFGALLGSIFGLLGSLAYTFMVLIPSLRGSTRVAGRAVARGVEAFKPLDVRIREVGERLSESDTLQNRADLAALLARAGRRDEAQATLDPLLGGIYADDPVVLLTSAELDLARGNPAEAEARLNAVDLKTSAATRTRALTLLAQAQAMQNKPQADATYRDAMTAATTEEPRARYAAYLIAQGRQAEARQLLEQMEKTERRATGLYRRQEREWFEMAAGLRREVK
- the rplL gene encoding 50S ribosomal protein L7/L12, yielding MAYDKQALIDQLGTLTIMELADLIDGLKEQWGVTAAVAAGPAAGPAAAAEEKTEFDVVLVDAGASKINVIKEIRAITGLGLKEAKDLSEKGGALKEGISKDEAEKMKAQLEAAGAKVELK
- the rplJ gene encoding 50S ribosomal protein L10 translates to MANPKNQQTLSALKQSLTDIETFYVVDYQGLNAGQLSKLRQDIREKGGQLIVAKNTLIHLALQEGGRDFSDTLKGPSAIVLAQTDPAGVAKALADAAKGNDRGIPNVKGGFLEGNKVDVKVVQRLASLGSKQNLQAELVGVLSAHLSNFVGVLEAYQAKLEEQGQGA
- the rplA gene encoding 50S ribosomal protein L1; the encoded protein is MPKHGKRYRALESKVDREKQYTIDEAAALVKEIATAKFDETVEIHFRLGIDPRKSDQNVRGTVSLPHGTGRTVRVAVITKGDNIAAAEAAGADIAGGDELIERIAGGFMDFDAVVATPDMMASVGQKLARLLGPRGLLPNPKSGTVGPDVTGMVSSLKAGRIEFRNDKTGVVHAPIGKASFDPANLSANYAALVSALEGAKPGSAKGVFLRTAFLTTTMGPSIPLTLSASAQS
- the rplK gene encoding 50S ribosomal protein L11; its protein translation is MKKVTGIVKLQLPAGKATPAPPVGPALGQYGANIMEFTKAFNALTADKGDAIIPVEITIFADRSFTFITKTPPMSYLIRKAAGLSKGSPTPNKAKVGKLNWDQVLEIAKTKMPDLNAGSIEAAANTVAGTARSMGVTIEGGPNA
- the rpoB gene encoding DNA-directed RNA polymerase subunit beta, which codes for MSLSSKEPRIERFGEISEVIPLPNLTEIQVNSFRAFLQADRAPDKRENVGLQSAFKEVFPIDETEKGRSTGLVLDYLEYRLGDAPYTPEECREKDLTYQAPMYAKLQLIHKDSGLIKEDQVFLGDLPLMTEDGSFVINGADRVVISQIHRSPGVYFTSSYKGIKKMYTGAIIPMPKRGPWIELEFAGGILEMKVNKRKFPVAMLLRVLGYDDASLKTLFTEFDPNTELPEDKSAGMGADEALLRLFTVLRPGDPPKRDKATQYLYGLLADPRRYDLGEPGRFKMNRKLGLDRSEHTLLTFTDGKFSDAGLVDTIRYLMALHHGHDTVSMMGPDGKMHDVPVGEDDIDHLGNRRVRTVGELLADQLRVGMGRMARGVRERMLLGNPDAATPTKLVNNRPIVAAMREFFGRSQLSQFKDQTNPLSDLRHKRRISALGPGGLTRERAGFDVRDVHRTHYGRICPIETPEGANIGLISSLASYAKVNPLGFIEAPYRRVKDGTVSETVEYMTADIEDRYTVAQANSPLNADNTFADERVLARRKGDPLWYTPEEVDYMDVSPKQIVSINTSLIPFLEHDDANRALMGSNMQSQAVPLVRADSPAVGTGVERRVVTDSGTSVVSDVTGRVTYVDARAIQITLAEDSAAAGMVTGNVRTFELVRFTRSNQGTNLDQHPIVNVGDEVKAGQVIADGPASDLGRLALGQNITIAIMPFDGFNFEDAICISEGLVRKDFYTSVHIEKDEIEARDTKLGPEKITRDIPGLSEAALRDLDEDGIVRVGAEVKPGDILVGKTSFKGESEPTPEERLLRSIFGEKAREVKDTSLRVQSGQGGIVVKTVRFRRGDEGVDLKPGVREMVRVYVAQKRQLQVGDKVANRHGNKGVVSKIMAPEDMPYLEDGTPVDLVFNPLGVPSRMNLGQILETHLGEVARLTGQKFETPVFDSVTEAAIKEMLEVAAAERLQARKDDGFELDKREQEVLDRAGKLGVINQPGDDYEAAQMQLARTGKSILFDGRSGEPISGPVVVGTMYVMKLYHMVEDKLHARSTGPYSLITQQPLGGKAQFGGQRFGEMEVWALEAYGAAHTLQEMLTIKSDDIDGRDAAYQSIVKGEEVSGSTIPESFKVLVKELHSLGLNVEVLDAGDRPVDIFEGMMPKR